The proteins below are encoded in one region of Tolumonas auensis DSM 9187:
- a CDS encoding acetate kinase, giving the protein MSSKLVLVLNCGSSSLKFAVIDATSGDEKLSGLAECLHLDDAKIKWKLEGAKGAADLGAGAAHQEALDFIVQTILPNKPELVADLIAIGHRVVHGGEKFTQSVLIDDSVVKGIEECCTLAPLHNPAHLVGISAAKRAFPSLPNIAVFDTAYHQTMPEQAYLYALPYKLYTENGIRRYGMHGTSHYYISLQAAEVLNKPVEELNIINCHLGNGGSVCAIKGGHSVDTSMGMTPLEGLVMGTRCGDIDPAIIFHLHDALGMSLDDIHKMLTKESGLLGLTEVTSDCRYVEDNYETKEEAKRAMDIYCYRLAKYIAGYTAALDGRLDAVVFTGGIGENSAPIRELTLNRLGLLGFKVNAEANLKARFGKQGIITEEGSTVAMVIPTNEEWVIARDAANLVA; this is encoded by the coding sequence ATGAGTAGCAAGTTGGTTCTTGTACTTAACTGCGGCAGTTCTTCACTGAAGTTTGCCGTAATTGACGCCACCTCTGGTGATGAAAAACTCTCAGGCCTTGCCGAATGTTTACACCTCGATGACGCCAAAATCAAGTGGAAGCTGGAAGGAGCAAAAGGCGCCGCCGATCTTGGCGCGGGCGCAGCTCACCAGGAAGCACTTGATTTTATCGTACAGACCATCCTGCCGAATAAGCCGGAGCTGGTAGCCGATTTGATTGCAATCGGTCATCGGGTTGTTCACGGCGGTGAGAAATTTACCCAATCGGTATTGATCGATGACAGCGTGGTAAAAGGTATCGAAGAGTGCTGCACATTAGCGCCATTGCATAACCCTGCTCATCTGGTTGGTATCAGTGCTGCAAAACGCGCATTTCCTTCATTGCCAAACATTGCTGTATTTGACACGGCTTATCATCAGACTATGCCGGAACAGGCCTATCTGTATGCACTGCCATATAAGCTATATACAGAAAATGGTATCCGCCGGTATGGCATGCACGGTACCAGCCACTACTATATCAGCCTGCAAGCTGCAGAAGTGCTGAATAAGCCGGTTGAAGAACTGAACATCATTAATTGCCATCTGGGCAATGGTGGTTCAGTCTGTGCCATCAAAGGTGGTCATTCTGTTGATACTTCTATGGGTATGACACCGCTGGAAGGCCTGGTAATGGGTACACGCTGTGGTGATATTGATCCGGCAATCATTTTCCATCTGCATGATGCGCTGGGCATGAGCCTGGACGACATCCATAAAATGTTGACCAAAGAATCTGGTCTGTTAGGTCTGACAGAAGTAACCAGCGACTGTCGTTACGTAGAAGATAACTACGAAACTAAAGAAGAAGCTAAACGAGCGATGGATATTTACTGCTATCGTCTGGCAAAATACATTGCTGGTTACACCGCTGCGCTGGACGGACGTCTGGATGCGGTAGTATTCACTGGTGGTATCGGTGAAAACTCTGCACCTATCCGTGAACTGACGCTGAATCGCCTGGGTCTGTTAGGCTTTAAAGTTAATGCCGAAGCAAACCTGAAAGCTCGTTTTGGTAAACAAGGTATCATCACTGAAGAAGGCAGCACTGTTGCCATGGTGATCCCAACCAATGAAGAGTGGGTAATTGCGCGGGATGCAGCGAATTTGGTCGCCTGA
- the yfbV gene encoding terminus macrodomain insulation protein YfbV, whose amino-acid sequence MKSFGKILTQGADYSAVWPLEPELANLFPEQRIIYLLNLSKRIIPALVVISGCLQVQWGYPANWPTFIAISLFALSLPVQGYYWLGRRAETLLPPSLSRWYFDINQKMNCAPSANRPSYFDLAKTLRKAFEQLDRVFLFQ is encoded by the coding sequence ATGAAATCTTTCGGCAAGATTCTGACACAAGGCGCGGATTACTCAGCTGTATGGCCTCTGGAACCTGAACTCGCCAATCTATTCCCAGAACAGCGCATTATTTATCTGCTTAATTTGAGTAAGCGGATCATTCCTGCTCTGGTTGTTATCAGTGGTTGCCTTCAAGTACAGTGGGGCTATCCGGCTAACTGGCCAACGTTTATTGCCATCAGTCTGTTCGCGCTGAGTTTACCGGTACAGGGATATTACTGGTTGGGGCGCCGGGCTGAGACTTTGTTACCACCTTCTTTATCCCGTTGGTATTTTGATATCAACCAGAAGATGAATTGTGCGCCATCAGCTAACCGACCCAGTTATTTTGATTTGGCAAAAACGCTGCGGAAAGCGTTTGAACAACTGGATCGGGTCTTTCTGTTTCAGTGA
- the pflA gene encoding pyruvate formate lyase 1-activating protein: MTIKGRIHSIETCGTVDGPGIRFIAFFQGCLMRCKYCHNRDTWDTEGGKEVTVDDLMKDLLAYRHFIKASGGGVTASGGEATLQKEFVTEWFKACKAEGIHTCLDTNGFIRHYDEALDALLDQTDLVMLDIKHMNDEIHIPLTHVSNKYCLEFARYLAKKGKTIWIRYVVVPGWSDDDAGAHALGAFIRDELGGKVEKIEMLPYHELGKHKWTAMGEKYELEGIHPPKKEVMEHLKEILVSYGIKANY; encoded by the coding sequence ATGACAATTAAAGGCCGTATTCATTCTATTGAAACTTGCGGAACGGTCGATGGCCCGGGGATCCGTTTCATCGCCTTCTTCCAAGGCTGCCTGATGCGTTGTAAATATTGTCATAACCGCGATACCTGGGATACTGAAGGTGGTAAGGAAGTCACTGTTGATGATCTGATGAAAGATCTGCTGGCCTACCGTCATTTTATAAAAGCATCCGGTGGTGGCGTTACTGCATCGGGTGGTGAAGCGACACTGCAGAAAGAATTTGTCACCGAATGGTTCAAAGCCTGTAAAGCAGAAGGCATTCATACTTGCCTCGACACCAACGGTTTTATCCGCCACTACGATGAAGCTCTGGATGCGCTATTGGACCAGACCGATCTGGTTATGCTTGATATCAAGCATATGAATGATGAGATTCATATTCCTCTGACACATGTCAGCAATAAATACTGCCTGGAGTTTGCCCGTTATCTGGCCAAAAAAGGGAAAACGATATGGATACGTTATGTCGTTGTACCTGGCTGGAGTGATGATGATGCCGGTGCGCATGCGTTAGGTGCATTCATTCGCGATGAACTCGGCGGGAAAGTGGAAAAAATAGAAATGCTGCCCTATCACGAACTGGGTAAACATAAATGGACTGCTATGGGCGAGAAATATGAGCTGGAAGGTATTCATCCTCCGAAGAAAGAAGTAATGGAACACCTGAAGGAAATTCTGGTCTCTTACGGTATCAAAGCCAATTACTGA
- the pflB gene encoding formate C-acetyltransferase: MAELSEKCLKAWEGFAPGAWQSEVNTRDFIQKNYTPYEGDESFLAGESDATAKLWEQVMEGIKEENRTHAPVDFDTDLPSTITSHDAGYINKDLEKIVGLQTEKPLKRAIVAFGGIKMVEGSCEVYGRKLDPQVKKIFTEYRKTHNQGVFDVYTKDILNCRKSGVITGLPDAYGRGRIIGDYRRVALYGIDYLMADKLAQFKSLQAKMEAGEDLEATIRLREEISEQHRALNQLKIMAAKYGCDISGPATTAQEAVQWTYFGYLGAVKSQNGAAMSFGRTATFLDVYFERDIKKGLLTEADAQEIIDHLIMKLRMVRFLRTPEYDTLFSGDPIWATESLGGMGVDGRTLVTKSSFRYLNTLYTMGPSPEPNMTILWSEDLPMGFKKYCAKVSIDTSSVQYENDDLMRNDFNNDDYAIACCVSPMVIGKQMQFFGARANLAKTMLYAINGGMDEKLKIQIGPKTEPVKSEYLDYDDVMDRLDHFMDWLATQYVTALNIIHYMHDKYSYEAIQLALHDRDVIRTMACGIAGLSITADSLSAIKYAKVKPIRDEDGIAIDFEIEGEYPQFGNNDERVDSIACDLVERFMTKIQHRKTYRNAIPTQSVLTITSNVVYGKKTGNTPDGRRSGAPFGPGANPMHGRDQKGAVASLTSVAKLPFAYAKDGISYTFSIVPNALGKETDSQKANLVGLMDGYFHHEASIEGGQHLNVNVMNREMLLDAMENPEKYPQLTIRVSGYAVRFNSLTKEQQQDVITRTFTQSM, translated from the coding sequence ATGGCAGAGTTAAGTGAAAAATGTCTGAAAGCGTGGGAAGGTTTTGCTCCTGGTGCATGGCAGTCAGAAGTAAACACCCGTGATTTCATCCAGAAAAACTACACCCCTTATGAGGGTGATGAGTCCTTCCTGGCTGGCGAATCTGATGCTACAGCTAAGCTGTGGGAACAGGTTATGGAAGGCATCAAGGAAGAAAACCGCACTCACGCTCCTGTAGACTTTGATACTGACCTGCCGTCAACCATCACTTCTCATGATGCTGGCTATATCAACAAGGATCTGGAAAAGATCGTTGGTCTGCAGACTGAAAAACCTCTGAAACGCGCTATCGTCGCTTTCGGTGGTATCAAAATGGTTGAAGGCTCTTGTGAAGTTTACGGTCGTAAACTGGATCCACAAGTTAAGAAAATCTTCACCGAATACCGCAAAACTCATAACCAGGGCGTATTTGATGTTTACACCAAAGACATCCTGAACTGCCGTAAATCTGGTGTTATCACCGGTTTGCCAGATGCGTATGGCCGTGGCCGTATCATCGGTGACTACCGTCGTGTAGCTCTGTACGGTATCGACTACCTGATGGCTGACAAACTGGCTCAGTTCAAATCTCTGCAAGCCAAAATGGAAGCTGGTGAAGACCTGGAAGCTACCATCCGTCTGCGTGAAGAAATCTCTGAACAGCACCGTGCACTGAACCAGCTGAAAATCATGGCCGCTAAATACGGTTGCGATATCTCTGGTCCTGCGACTACTGCACAGGAAGCTGTACAGTGGACTTACTTCGGCTACCTGGGCGCTGTTAAGAGCCAGAACGGTGCAGCAATGTCTTTCGGCCGTACTGCGACCTTCCTGGACGTGTACTTCGAACGTGACATCAAAAAAGGCCTGCTGACTGAAGCTGACGCTCAGGAAATCATCGATCACCTGATCATGAAACTGCGTATGGTTCGTTTCCTGCGTACGCCTGAATACGATACTCTGTTCTCTGGCGACCCAATCTGGGCAACCGAGTCTCTGGGTGGTATGGGTGTTGACGGTCGTACTCTGGTAACTAAATCTTCTTTCCGTTACCTGAACACGCTGTACACCATGGGCCCATCTCCAGAGCCAAACATGACCATTCTGTGGTCTGAAGACCTGCCAATGGGCTTCAAAAAATACTGCGCTAAAGTATCTATCGATACTTCTTCAGTTCAGTACGAAAACGATGACCTGATGCGTAACGATTTCAACAACGATGACTATGCTATCGCTTGTTGTGTATCACCAATGGTTATTGGTAAACAAATGCAGTTCTTTGGCGCCCGTGCAAACCTGGCGAAAACCATGCTGTACGCAATCAACGGCGGTATGGACGAAAAACTGAAAATTCAGATTGGTCCTAAAACTGAACCAGTTAAATCTGAATATCTGGATTACGACGATGTTATGGACCGTCTGGACCATTTCATGGACTGGCTGGCAACTCAGTACGTCACCGCACTGAACATCATTCACTACATGCATGACAAATACAGCTACGAAGCAATTCAGCTGGCTCTGCACGACCGTGATGTGATCCGTACTATGGCTTGTGGTATCGCTGGTCTGTCTATCACTGCTGACTCTCTGTCTGCTATCAAATATGCGAAAGTTAAGCCTATTCGTGACGAAGACGGCATCGCTATTGACTTCGAAATCGAAGGTGAATACCCACAATTTGGTAACAACGATGAGCGCGTAGATAGCATCGCTTGTGATCTGGTTGAACGTTTCATGACTAAGATCCAGCATCGCAAAACCTACCGTAATGCGATCCCGACTCAGTCAGTTCTGACCATTACTTCTAACGTAGTTTATGGTAAGAAAACTGGTAACACCCCTGATGGTCGTCGTTCAGGCGCGCCATTCGGACCAGGTGCTAACCCAATGCACGGCCGTGATCAGAAAGGTGCTGTAGCATCTCTGACCTCTGTTGCCAAACTGCCATTCGCATACGCAAAAGACGGTATTTCTTATACCTTCTCTATCGTTCCGAATGCACTGGGTAAAGAAACTGATTCACAGAAAGCTAACCTGGTTGGCCTGATGGATGGTTACTTCCACCACGAAGCGAGCATCGAAGGTGGTCAGCACCTGAACGTAAACGTGATGAACCGTGAAATGCTGCTGGACGCAATGGAAAATCCTGAGAAATATCCTCAGCTGACTATCCGTGTATCTGGTTACGCAGTACGTTTCAACTCACTGACTAAAGAACAGCAACAAGACGTTATTACCCGTACTTTCACACAGTCCATGTAA
- the focA gene encoding formate transporter FocA — translation MKAESPFDCLKPEAIAAVAEDLVHGKATKPAAKAFTLAITAGAFIAIAFVFYVTALSTGNNKLVGGICFALGLILCVLLGGELFTSTTLTIVARAAKRITWGQMFKNWGIVYFGNLIGGLLIVALIMLSSQYTAGEGQWGKVALSVAQHKIHHTFIEAVALGILCNLMVCLATWMAFGGRTMTDKALIMILPVAMFVASGFEHSIANMFMIPVGIAIENFAAPEFWTSIGVQQSVYADLTIQNFVINNLIPVTIGNIIGGGVMVGLTYWFIFRRHH, via the coding sequence GTGAAAGCTGAATCCCCTTTTGATTGTCTGAAACCTGAAGCTATCGCAGCTGTGGCAGAAGACCTTGTCCATGGTAAAGCAACTAAACCCGCCGCTAAAGCATTTACCCTCGCTATCACAGCCGGTGCCTTTATTGCAATCGCATTTGTTTTCTACGTCACGGCCCTGTCAACTGGCAATAATAAGCTGGTCGGTGGTATCTGTTTCGCTCTGGGCCTGATTTTATGCGTTCTGCTCGGTGGTGAACTGTTCACTTCAACAACCCTGACTATTGTTGCCCGTGCTGCAAAGCGCATCACATGGGGACAAATGTTCAAGAACTGGGGTATTGTATACTTTGGTAACCTGATTGGCGGTCTGCTGATTGTGGCCTTAATCATGTTAAGCAGCCAATATACTGCCGGTGAAGGGCAATGGGGCAAAGTTGCTTTATCTGTAGCACAGCATAAAATTCATCATACATTCATCGAAGCCGTTGCCTTGGGTATTCTGTGTAACCTGATGGTATGTCTGGCTACCTGGATGGCTTTCGGCGGTCGTACTATGACTGACAAAGCGCTGATCATGATCCTTCCTGTCGCGATGTTCGTAGCATCTGGTTTCGAACATAGTATCGCAAACATGTTCATGATCCCGGTCGGCATTGCGATTGAGAATTTTGCAGCACCTGAATTCTGGACCTCTATCGGCGTCCAGCAGTCAGTATATGCGGATCTGACAATTCAAAATTTTGTTATCAACAATCTAATCCCAGTCACTATCGGTAATATCATTGGCGGTGGTGTTATGGTTGGTCTTACATACTGGTTCATTTTCCGTCGTCATCACTAA
- the ycaO gene encoding 30S ribosomal protein S12 methylthiotransferase accessory factor YcaO — protein MQTFIPGKDAALEDSIDRFQNKLQALGFNIEEASWLNPVPNVWSVHIRDKDCPLCFTNGKGATKKAALASALGEYFERLSTNYFFADFFLGNEVANSPFVHYPNEKWFSVPEDGKFPEGLLDEFTRNYYDPEKELTADMLIDLQSGNDERGICALPFVRQDNQQTVYIPMNIIGNLYVSNGMSAGNTVTEARTQALSEVFERYVKNKIIREAISLPAIPASVIERFPAIKESIHTLETEGFPIFCYDASLGGQFPVICVVLFNPQNSTCFASFGAHPQFEVAFERTVTELLQGRGLKDLDVFAPPSFNNDDVADQHNLETHFIDSSGLISWDLFKDDADYEFADWDFSGTTEQEFHGLLAIFDEMKQPVYIADYEHLGVYACRILVPGMSDIYPAEDLLYANNNMGSHLRDTILSLPGSAWEQEDYLALFDQLDEEGFDDQTRVRELLGIAADKGTGWHTLRIGELKCLLALAAGELELAQEWAGWTLDFNSSVFTEERALFFRCLNASIELFLSEDRDAEQYRIAFNHMFGEETVRQAWGHIEGSERFLGLQAADSTLQTFKNHQKLLQAYAKLQKAKDIFNI, from the coding sequence ATGCAAACCTTCATCCCAGGTAAAGATGCCGCACTGGAAGACTCTATCGACCGCTTCCAGAATAAATTACAAGCTTTAGGTTTTAATATCGAAGAGGCCTCGTGGCTTAATCCTGTACCTAATGTCTGGTCTGTTCATATTCGGGATAAGGATTGCCCTCTTTGTTTTACCAATGGCAAAGGTGCGACTAAAAAGGCGGCATTAGCGTCAGCATTAGGCGAATATTTTGAACGACTATCAACGAACTACTTTTTTGCTGATTTTTTCTTAGGCAATGAAGTTGCCAACAGCCCGTTTGTTCATTACCCAAATGAAAAATGGTTTTCAGTGCCTGAAGATGGCAAGTTCCCTGAAGGCCTGCTTGATGAATTTACCCGGAATTATTACGATCCGGAAAAAGAATTGACTGCAGACATGCTAATCGATCTGCAATCCGGTAATGATGAACGCGGTATCTGTGCCCTGCCTTTTGTACGTCAGGATAATCAGCAGACAGTTTATATTCCGATGAATATCATCGGTAACTTATATGTTTCCAACGGCATGAGTGCTGGCAATACCGTAACTGAAGCCAGAACACAGGCATTATCAGAAGTTTTTGAGCGTTATGTAAAAAATAAAATTATCCGTGAAGCCATCAGCCTTCCCGCCATCCCGGCCAGTGTCATCGAACGATTCCCTGCTATAAAAGAGTCCATCCACACGCTGGAAACAGAAGGATTCCCGATTTTCTGTTATGACGCCTCATTAGGTGGTCAGTTCCCGGTCATCTGTGTTGTCTTGTTTAATCCACAAAACAGCACTTGTTTTGCATCGTTTGGTGCACATCCGCAATTTGAAGTGGCATTTGAACGGACAGTGACTGAATTACTGCAAGGTCGCGGACTCAAAGATCTGGATGTCTTCGCTCCCCCTTCCTTTAATAATGATGATGTTGCTGACCAGCATAATCTGGAAACTCATTTCATTGATTCCTCCGGTCTGATCAGTTGGGATCTGTTTAAAGATGATGCCGACTATGAATTTGCAGACTGGGATTTCTCCGGCACAACGGAACAAGAGTTCCACGGATTACTGGCCATTTTTGATGAGATGAAACAGCCCGTATACATTGCAGACTATGAGCATCTTGGCGTCTATGCCTGCCGGATTCTGGTTCCAGGCATGTCAGATATCTATCCGGCAGAAGACCTGCTGTATGCTAACAACAATATGGGAAGTCATCTGCGTGATACGATCCTCAGCCTGCCGGGGAGTGCATGGGAACAAGAAGACTATCTGGCCCTGTTCGATCAGCTGGATGAAGAAGGTTTTGATGATCAAACCCGTGTCCGTGAATTACTGGGGATCGCAGCGGATAAAGGAACGGGCTGGCACACACTGCGAATCGGCGAACTGAAATGCCTGTTAGCACTGGCTGCTGGTGAACTGGAACTGGCTCAGGAGTGGGCTGGCTGGACACTCGACTTCAACAGTTCTGTCTTTACTGAAGAACGGGCATTGTTCTTCCGCTGTCTGAATGCAAGCATTGAGCTGTTCCTTAGTGAAGATCGGGATGCAGAACAATATCGCATAGCGTTCAATCATATGTTTGGCGAAGAAACCGTGCGTCAGGCATGGGGGCATATTGAGGGCTCTGAGCGCTTTCTGGGTCTGCAAGCTGCTGATTCCACGTTGCAAACTTTCAAAAACCACCAGAAATTGTTGCAAGCTTATGCTAAACTCCAGAAAGCAAAAGATATATTTAATATATAG
- the asd gene encoding aspartate-semialdehyde dehydrogenase, translating to MKKVGLIGWRGMVGSVLMSRMIEENDFSKIDPVFFTTSQAGQEAPKFTGKPAGVLEDAFNIDALKAMDIIITCQGGDYTKEVYPKLMAAGWSGYWIDAASTLRMEENAIIVLDPVNGQVIDNALNKGIKTYVGGNCTVSLMLMGLGGLFANNLVEWVSSSTYQAASGAGARHMRELLQQMGALRDVVAAELADPASAILDIERKVTAAMRADAFPTSQFGAPLAGSLIPWIDVPLANGQSKEEWKGMAETNKILGLPTAGIPVDGNCVRIGALRCHSQSFTIKLKKDVPLTDIHQMLAAHNDWVRVIENDRAITVKELTPAAVTGTLNVPVGRLRKMNMGQDFLSAFSVGDQLLWGAAEPLRRMLNILLAKA from the coding sequence ATGAAAAAAGTAGGACTAATTGGTTGGCGTGGTATGGTGGGTTCGGTTCTGATGAGCCGGATGATTGAAGAAAACGACTTCAGCAAGATCGATCCCGTATTTTTTACTACCTCTCAGGCCGGTCAGGAAGCACCGAAATTCACAGGTAAACCTGCTGGCGTGCTGGAAGATGCATTCAATATTGATGCGCTGAAAGCAATGGACATCATCATTACCTGTCAGGGTGGTGATTACACGAAAGAAGTTTATCCAAAACTGATGGCCGCTGGCTGGAGTGGTTACTGGATTGACGCTGCATCTACACTGCGTATGGAAGAGAACGCGATTATCGTTCTGGATCCGGTAAATGGTCAGGTCATTGATAATGCGCTGAACAAAGGCATCAAAACTTACGTCGGCGGTAACTGCACAGTCAGTCTGATGCTGATGGGTTTAGGCGGTTTGTTTGCCAACAATCTGGTGGAGTGGGTTTCTTCTTCTACTTATCAGGCAGCTTCAGGTGCCGGTGCACGTCATATGCGTGAACTGTTACAGCAGATGGGTGCCCTGCGTGATGTGGTCGCAGCCGAACTGGCCGATCCGGCTTCTGCGATTCTGGATATCGAACGCAAAGTGACGGCAGCCATGCGCGCCGATGCATTCCCTACGTCTCAGTTTGGTGCTCCGCTGGCAGGCAGCCTGATCCCATGGATCGATGTGCCGTTGGCTAATGGTCAGAGCAAAGAAGAGTGGAAGGGGATGGCTGAAACCAACAAGATCCTCGGTCTGCCGACGGCAGGTATCCCGGTAGATGGTAATTGTGTGCGTATCGGTGCACTGCGGTGCCATAGCCAGTCGTTCACTATCAAGCTGAAAAAAGATGTGCCATTGACTGATATTCATCAGATGCTGGCAGCACACAATGATTGGGTTCGCGTGATCGAGAATGATCGTGCTATCACTGTTAAAGAACTGACTCCGGCTGCTGTTACAGGCACTCTGAATGTACCTGTTGGTCGTCTGCGTAAAATGAATATGGGTCAGGACTTCCTGTCTGCATTCTCGGTAGGTGATCAGCTGTTATGGGGCGCAGCCGAGCCGTTGCGTCGTATGCTGAACATTCTGCTGGCGAAAGCATAA
- a CDS encoding bifunctional tRNA (adenosine(37)-C2)-methyltransferase TrmG/ribosomal RNA large subunit methyltransferase RlmN: protein MSENKVNLLDFDRNALRAFFADELGEKAFRADQIMKWIYHFGCDDFSQMTNVNKALREKLARIAEIRAPEISTEQRSSDGTIKWAMRVGDQEVETVYIPEADRATLCVSSQVGCALECKFCSTGQQGFNRNLTVSEIIGQVWRAAQVVGFPKDTGKRVITNVVMMGMGEPLLNLSNLVPALSLMMEDFGFGLSKRRVTVSTSGVVPALDKLGDMIDVALAISLHAPNDKLRSEIMPINDKYNIQEFLGSVQRYLSKSNANHGRVTVEYVLLDHVNDDMEHARELAELLKDTPSKINLIPFNPFPSNPYGKPSNSRVDRFSKVLMEYGYTVIVRKTRGDDIDAACGQLVGDVIDRTKRTMKKRMQEQEISVKML from the coding sequence ATGAGCGAAAATAAAGTCAATCTGCTGGATTTTGATCGTAACGCATTACGTGCATTTTTTGCCGATGAACTGGGCGAAAAAGCATTTCGTGCCGATCAGATCATGAAGTGGATCTACCATTTTGGCTGTGATGATTTTTCACAGATGACCAATGTGAATAAAGCATTACGTGAAAAACTGGCCCGGATTGCTGAAATCAGGGCGCCAGAAATCAGTACTGAACAACGTTCTTCTGACGGTACGATTAAATGGGCTATGCGGGTCGGTGATCAGGAAGTTGAAACCGTGTACATCCCGGAAGCCGATCGTGCGACACTTTGCGTGTCATCTCAGGTCGGTTGTGCTCTGGAATGTAAATTCTGTTCAACCGGGCAACAAGGGTTTAACCGTAACCTGACGGTGTCCGAAATTATCGGCCAGGTATGGCGCGCTGCACAGGTGGTTGGTTTTCCTAAAGATACCGGTAAACGAGTCATCACCAACGTAGTTATGATGGGGATGGGCGAGCCATTACTGAATCTGTCTAATCTGGTACCGGCTCTCAGTCTGATGATGGAAGATTTTGGATTTGGCCTATCTAAACGCCGTGTGACAGTCTCTACATCCGGCGTAGTTCCTGCGTTAGATAAACTGGGTGATATGATTGATGTGGCTTTAGCCATCTCATTGCATGCGCCGAACGATAAACTGCGTTCAGAAATCATGCCGATCAACGATAAATACAATATTCAGGAATTCCTGGGTTCTGTGCAGCGTTATTTAAGCAAATCAAATGCTAATCATGGCCGCGTTACCGTTGAATATGTGCTGCTTGATCATGTGAACGATGACATGGAGCATGCTCGTGAACTGGCTGAGCTGTTAAAAGATACGCCAAGTAAGATAAATCTGATCCCATTTAATCCGTTCCCGAGCAATCCATATGGAAAACCGAGCAACAGTCGTGTTGATCGTTTCTCTAAAGTGCTGATGGAATACGGTTATACCGTCATCGTGCGTAAAACACGTGGCGATGATATTGATGCCGCCTGTGGTCAGCTGGTAGGTGATGTAATCGACAGAACGAAACGAACCATGAAAAAACGGATGCAAGAGCAGGAGATTTCCGTCAAAATGCTTTGA
- the pilW gene encoding type IV pilus biogenesis/stability protein PilW, giving the protein MKRNLPLLWAAIIALSGCVTETTIIGKNSVQQENSIDNAAAAKTRIQLGMGYLNKGQMAPAKYNFEKAIELAPDSADAYLAMAHYYQAVGDKVSAQKAYEKLMSGHGNNPDVLNNYGAFLCRNRNYSEADEMFMRAVAQPHYLRMDDSYENAGVCALQAGKKEKALEYYRLALGYNPHKVKLLLDLAEMALNANNPTEAESWLSTYRKKATDTPQSLWLSIRTAQAQGRIADSHIFGQTLVQQFPSSIQTKRYQNNDY; this is encoded by the coding sequence ATGAAAAGAAATCTTCCTCTACTCTGGGCAGCGATAATAGCGCTGTCCGGATGTGTCACCGAAACAACAATTATTGGCAAGAATTCTGTACAGCAAGAGAATTCAATAGACAATGCCGCTGCCGCCAAGACGCGTATTCAGCTTGGTATGGGGTATCTGAATAAAGGTCAGATGGCTCCTGCAAAATATAACTTTGAAAAAGCTATTGAGCTGGCACCTGATAGTGCCGATGCTTATTTGGCGATGGCTCATTATTACCAGGCTGTCGGTGATAAAGTCTCAGCTCAGAAAGCCTATGAAAAGTTAATGTCTGGTCATGGTAATAATCCGGATGTCCTGAATAATTATGGGGCATTTTTATGCCGTAACCGTAACTATTCCGAAGCTGATGAAATGTTCATGCGGGCTGTTGCTCAGCCTCATTATCTGAGAATGGACGACAGTTATGAAAATGCCGGTGTCTGCGCTTTACAAGCCGGCAAGAAAGAGAAAGCTCTGGAATATTATCGACTTGCTCTCGGCTACAATCCGCATAAAGTAAAATTATTGCTTGATCTAGCCGAAATGGCTTTAAATGCAAATAATCCAACAGAGGCAGAATCATGGTTAAGTACATATCGTAAAAAAGCCACTGATACTCCGCAAAGTTTGTGGCTGAGTATTCGTACTGCACAAGCGCAGGGGCGGATAGCTGATAGCCATATTTTCGGCCAGACTCTGGTTCAACAATTCCCATCCTCGATCCAAACGAAAAGATATCAGAACAATGACTACTGA